The following are encoded together in the Anoplopoma fimbria isolate UVic2021 breed Golden Eagle Sablefish chromosome 13, Afim_UVic_2022, whole genome shotgun sequence genome:
- the LOC129100996 gene encoding ATP synthase subunit alpha, mitochondrial: protein MLTVRVAAALARALPRRSGFVSKAVPAVCVGVNHLHTHRPLLQKTGTAEVSSILEEKILGADTSADLEETGRVLSIGDGIARVYGLRNVQAEEMVEFSSGLKGMSLNLEPDNVGVVVFGNDKLIKEGDIVKRTGAIVDVPVGLELLGRVVDALGNAIDGKGPLGSSIRRRVGLKAPGIIPRISVREPMQTGIKAVDSLVPIGRGQRELIIGDRQTGKTAIAIDTIINQKRFNEGTDEKKKLYCIYVAIGQKRSTVAQLVKRLTDADAMKYTIVVSATASDAAPLQYLAPYSGCSMGEYFRDNGKHALIIYDDLSKQAVAYRQMSLLLRRPPGREAYPGDVFYLHSRLLERAAKMNDNFGGGSLTALPVIETQAGDVSAYIPTNVISITDGQIFLETELFYKGIRPAINVGLSVSRVGSAAQTKAMKQVAGTMKLELAQYREVAAFAQFGSDLDAATQQLLSRGVRLTELLKQGQYCPMAIEEQVTVIYAGVRGHLDKMEPSKITRFEKAFLQHVLSQHQDLLSAIRVDGMISEASDTKLKQIVLTFLSSFE, encoded by the exons ATGTTAACCGTGAGAGTAGCAGCAGCTTTGGCCAGGGCCCTGCCCAGAAGGTCTGGATTT GTGTCCAAGGCTGTACCGGCCGTCTGCGTTGGGGTCAaccacctccacacacacagaccattGCTGCAGAAGACAg GCACCGCTGAGGTGTCTTCAATCCTGGAGGAGAAGATCTTGGGAGCTGACACCTCTGCAGACCTAGAGGAGACCGGACGTGTGCTGTCCATTGGTGACGGTATTGCCAGAGTGTATGGGCTGAGAAATGTCCAGGCAGAAGAGATGGTGGAATTCTCCTCTGGACTGAAG GGAATGTCTCTGAACTTGGAGCCCGACAACGTTGGTGTTGTGGTGTTCGGTAACGACAAACTGATCAAGGAGGGTGACATCGTGAAAAGGACCGGTGCCATCGTGGATGTCCCTGTTGGTTTGGAGCTGCTCGGCCGTGTGGTGGACGCTCTGGGAAATGCCATCGATGGAAAG ggtCCTCTGGGCTCCAGCATTCGTAGGCGTGTGGGTCTGAAGGCTCCTGGTATCATCCCTCGTATCTCTGTGAGGGAGCCCATGCAGACTGGAATCAAGGCTGTGGACAGCCTGGTGCCCATTGGCAGAGGCCAGCGTGAGCTGATCATTGGTGACAGGCAGACTGG CAAAACTGCCATTGCCATCGACACAATCATCAACCAGAAGCGCTTCAACGAAGGAACTGacgagaagaagaagctgtacTGCATCTACGTCGCCATCGGACAGAAGAGGTCCACTGTCGCCCAGCTGGTGAAGAGGCTCACTGATGCTGACGCCATGAAGTACACCATTGTGGTCTCTGCCACCGCCTCTGATGCTGCTCCTCTGCAGTACCTGGCCCCATACTCTGGCTGCTCCATGGGAGAGTACTTCAGAGACAATGGCAAGCATGCCCTGATCATCTATGATGATCTGTCCAAGCAG GCTGTTGCCTATCGTCAGATGTCTCTGCTGCTGCGTCGTCCTCCCGGTCGCGAGGCTTACCCTGGTGATGTGTTCTACCTGCATTCCCGTCTGCTGGAGAGAGCTGCCAAGATGAACGACAACTTCGGCGGCGGCTCCCTCACCGCCCTGCCCGTCATTGAGACCCAGGCCGGTGACGTGTCTGCCTACATCCCCACCAATGTCATCTCCATCACAGATGGACAG ATCTTCTTGGAGACTGAGCTGTTCTACAAGGGTATCCGCCCAGCTATCAACGTGGGTCTGTCTGTGTCCAGAGTAGGCTCTGCTGCCCAGACCAAAGCCATGAAGCAG GTGGCCGGTACCATGAAGCTGGAGCTGGCTCAGTACCGTGAGGTGGCTGCTTTCGCCCAGTTCGGCTCTGACCTTGACGCTGCCACCCAGCAGCTCCTTAGCAGGGGTGTCAGGCTCACTGAATTGCTCAAGCAGGGACAGTACT GTCCCATGGCCATTGAGGAGCAGGTGACGGTCATCTATGCTGGTGTCAGAGGTCATTTGGACAAAATGGAGCCCAGCAAGATCACAAGGTTCGAGAAGGCTTTCCTGCAGCACGTGCTCAGCCAGCACCAGGACCTGCTTTCAGCTATCAG gGTTGACGGCATGATCTCAGAGGCATCAGATACTAAACTGAAGCAGATTGTACTGACCTTCCTGTCCAGTTTCGAGTAA